The Periplaneta americana isolate PAMFEO1 chromosome 10, P.americana_PAMFEO1_priV1, whole genome shotgun sequence genomic interval gaTGTTAATCTTCGGCCCATCCTGCGAGGAAAAGAAACTACTGGATCAACTGATTTAAGGTCTTGCACAGTAATTTTATACGATTTTAAGTGAAATAACTTTGCTGCCTCTCGTCGGAAGTGTAGGAAAATCCTGTTTGCCGAGAAAGACGCAAGAGATTTTTACGCGAATTTTCCAACCAGTGTCCAATAACATCCAGTGTTCCTTCTGTGACCACTGTAGTCGTCTTAAAAACTTCCCATTTTACGAAATTTATTAACCAAGTTATGAATGGTAGCGAGGCCTGgaaatttctcttgaaataattcACTAACAAGTGTATTCAGTAAAACCATCATTAAACGTTTCCAATAAGTTATGGGTTGTCTCAGAACATAGCATCCTCCACAAAGTCCTGTCTCGACATAATTCATCGTGGATACTTTTTTCAACTATAACTTTCTCCTTTAAGTCTATTTTCACTTGGTGCAGACGTCTGGCCCTAAGTCTTGAAAAGAAGTAGCCTTCATACGATGATCTGAATCATAAATGAACACTCGAAGAATAGAATCAGGCCTACTACTTTCCATTTCACTTTTAGTTTCCTAGCAGACTGTATGAAATCACCAATAAACAAGTGTATCTACTATCCACTCTCGTAAGACACTGCTGTATCACCACTCCGTACATCTTGTTGGGCAGGACTCCCCTCCGCCCTTAAAGTCGGCCAAGTCCAAGCTAACCTTCTGCTGTAGTTCTGCTGTGTTCACGTTTCACAGTACCCAGTATTACACAATACTGAGGAAGGATTTGCTAGCCAGTGGTAAATTTGTAAGTaccagtacagtagaacccctattatccgtggtagtgaaggggatggactgaacggttaatcgaaaaaatcggataatgtGTAATGGAAGgttttgtaacttcctccatggtcttgtgtttaactcGCTATGTAGTTGTTCAGAAGtccactaatttaagtctggttgtcaacgacgggtttttaagggccaaggaaaTCCCATGTAATGAATGTCTCAAGAAAAATTGGAAtaatagaggtctcatgttgtagatctAGTCTACATACTTTTTTACGCTTTATCACTGTTTTTGATTAAATCACGCAGTTGTAATTCCAAtatcgtattctgatgcgagatgagttaCAGTTTTCCTttcccaaaccattcaattataatTTACACTTTTTCGATACGTGGCACAATACGCTTTCTCTTAACACTCGTGGAagactttttatataaaagttataTAGAACGgtaattcgaacagtagacaattcTGTGTAACAATAAATGcttgtaataaactaataacactcatcttgattacacaacttttaacagtacatcacttcggaatataaaatAACGGAAACGGAATCAGAAGGTGCGAAAaccacccagttctgatgatggccccaGCCCGAAACTAGCCAataaggtaacctagttaattaacacgagtctttatattccgaagtaataacactctctagaaaaagtaTGTAGGGCCTACTAATATAATGTTCaaaacatttttcatataaataatattatttctgaagaaaagaagagtgagaaatagacagtcggataatccgtcaatcggttaatagggtgacagataatcggggttctactgtacttggtTATGGATTTTATCTGGTCCAGATCTATTGAGATATTTGTCCAGTACTGACTGTATACTTAATTccagataaaaaaaatagtaaacaaAAATTTGATGGAAAATCTATTACGTCACTGAGATAGTAACGTGATTTGTCATCTAATTGCAGTGTGCAAGCTCTTCATGTGCATTCGGTACAGTCTGTTAATATGGAAATGAATTTCCGTTACTATGAAGACAGGCATTGAATTctataaattattgcatttttatgATACCTTGTTGATGATTAGTCCGATTTTTACACACAACCACGATGTGTCGGtaaatatttgacaattgtatgaaaatcttaaaacttgCCTTATCTGGATTATTTCACAGCATCATGACCTTTCaatttgttaatactgtatttaatttgtgttgtTGTTGGGATATTGAAGCCATTGTACTTCCTTCAAAATTTAAAGCCAGGCTATGGAGATTTATTGGCCTTAAAAGTGCATTCCTCTTAACTGTTTTCGAATCTGAGAACTTCATACCCAAATGGCAAGAGATGGACAATTGAAGAGGACAGTATAAGAGTATTTGAACATAATGACATTTCAACACTGAAACTGTCTACGGTACTCTTGAGGTCATTTTGCCATTAGGGGCATGATATAGAGACCTTCTCAAAATCCGATCGTATAAATGACACACACAACGCAATTAACACTTCCACAATCACTGGACTGGAAGCTATAATAAATGTCAGATACAAACTGTTGCCCACATCACAGACATAACTCTCAGTGACATAGCACTCTACACCACATAAACCAAGGACTATTTACCTTGAGGGGACTTTCAGATGATTAACGCTTGGCTATGTCAACAGTAACGCACGAGTGCAGTAGTGGGTAGAAAGGGCCTGCATTGTGGCTGTAGTATCTGAATCTGCGCATACATTGTTTCTGTTCCAGTTTCCGCATCTGGACTTGTATATAAGAAGAGTGTGAATACACACTCGCTTCATTGCAAGGCTTCTGACAGTGACACAGAATTTTGAAGTTATGATCGAAACTGTGGGGTAGCATCACGCAAGATAGGGAAGGTTCCTGACACCCAAGGATGTTGAACTTCATTACAGTAACTCTACAAGTGAGAACTGTTTTCTTTTTGTAGCAGCAGACAACTTAGAATCGTCCTATAGATGGACATGGCGATAGAACCAGCAGGAATGAAGATGAATGTAGTGATATGGTGGGTAATGTGCTTGCAGTGGTTGTGGGAGaaggaaatttaataacaaaaacGAAATTAAGGGCTATAAAGACGATAAGAGGATAACTAGAAGAAAAGAAAACGCAAGAAAGTCACTATTACAACCTTCTGCCAGCAAGCACAGATGAATTTACTTCAATCAAACGTGAAGTGGAAAGATTTTAGATGAGAAATACTGTGCAGGTAGTAAAAGtataaggaaagaaaggaaaaagaattaGGATACAGATGGTTAGTGTGAACTATGGTGATCACAACCCAGAGTTCTGTAGACAAAGAGGCAATGAGCAACACCGACCAAGTATAGGCACTATCTAGGTAAAGATATTAATGCATTCTTAAATATGTAACAGCAAAAACAGAGAGTAGTTGCCATTTGAACAAAACATACACTAAGTTTGTTTTACCAACTTTTAGTGACTGTGTTTCCCTAGTTCTTCTCactaagaattaagaattaaattaataatacactACAGAAGGAAATAACTATTACCTCTCCCTTCAATCTTACGTTCTTTATAGCAAAATATATGACTAGAAACAGTATATAAAGGTACattgtaaaaataaacattatctcCACAACAACACCATTACTTCAGTTGTGATGTTATCCCCCACAAAATGATTATGAAGATGTTTTTTTCTAGAGTTTTACGCATCTCTAATACAAGAGATACAGAGTGTTTGTATTTGACATGaaattagtttaactttattaaagCAGTACGACACAAATTAGTTATCCGAAGATCGCACTTGCTTGGGTTCAGGTCAGAAACACTATCAACATATTCATCACGTTCACTTTTCTCAACTAGCCTATTTCTCCCCTCAGCTGCAGAAGCTACtgaatgaattgttatttaattctgaattatTTTCTCAGAACCAAACCAAAATATCGAATTTTACACTTACGCAAATTCAACATTATACAAATGTGTTATGAACAAACAAGAATGcttcacaaaaaataattatgGTCAAACATCACTCACAGCACTCAGAatcagtatttacaatatatttttaaaataacagtttcgTATTTCTGCATATTGTTACAAATGTTTACATTCATGTTACACATTTTATATCATTTTCTGCAGGgaacataataaaatgtacaaacttTGCTGGTCTGCCACAAGGTAGAGTACAGTCTTGTAATAcatgatataattattacaaatcttTCACATGATTGTTACTATTTTGTACAACTACACCCTCTGCAGTTAGTTGTGAATGCACTTCTAGGTAAAGTTATTCTGCATGCACTGATATTTTACTGCTTACAGTTTGTTGTTGACAATCTGATATTTTATTAGTAAGGAGCTCGTGAATGCTGTGGTATTTAAGTACTTGAGCAGCTCGTTGTGGATGAACTGATATTCTATGCTTGGAAAGGTTTTTGTAGACGCACCGATATTCTATTTCTTAGATAGTATATTGTTCTTAACTGCTTCAGCAGTTTGACGTATTCTGCTTCTTGGAAAGCTTGTTGTAGATACAATATTTATTGCTGGGACAGTCTGTTGTGAATGTACTGACTGATATTCTGTTGTTTGGTAAGCTTGCTATGAATGTACTAATATTCAACTGCTTGGAAAACTTACTGCTTGGGCAATTTGTTGTGGATGCGCTTTATGTGTTTAAGCAGCTGCCCCTTGACGGTGAATGCTCGACTGCACATGGTACAGATATGaggcttctcgcctgtgtgtgTGCGATTGTGGTTCTGCAGATCGGCTCGCCTAGAGAACGCCTTCTTGCATACTGTGCACACATGATGCTTGACTCCAGAGTGGATAAGTGTGTGTTTCTTGAGGGCACGGTTGTCTTTGAAGCAGAGCTGGCACGTGTCACACTTGTAGGGCTTTTCCCCTGTATGCACCCTAATGTGCACTGTAAGGTCGTGCTTGCTGACAAAAGCTTTGTGGCACACGCTGCACTCGTGGGGGCGCTCCCCTGTGTGCTGGCGCACATGACGCGCGAGGTGTGCACGTTGTTTGAAGGCGCGCAAACACTCGCGGCACTGGTATGGTTTTTCGCCCGTGTGCGTACGCGTGTGGTCCTGAAGCTGCTGGGAGGAGCAGAACTGCTTGGCACAGGTATTACAGCGATAGCCTGCACCCACATGGAGTTTCCCGTGGCGCGCTAAGTCGTACTTGTGCTTGAACTTTTTACCGCATGCTGGACATTCGTGTACCTCGCCCATGTGCAGAACACGATGCTGGTTGAAATATGACTTGGTCTTGAAGGCTTTACCGCATTCCCCACACTGGAAAGGCCTAAGTCCCGAGTGCACCACACTGTGGATCTCCAGAGTGCTGCGTCTGCTGAAACACTTCCCGCACACCTGACATGCAAACTTGTTGGCAGGCTCAACATGACTACCTCTTCTTCCGAATGACAAATCCAGTGCTTCACTGTAGGTGCTGCAAGTACATCACAACATCAGCCTACCCTCACTCTAAGCTGAATGTTTGGCTTGACATTAAAACTCcaaatatgttacatttataaCACATTCACTCTAACCCATCTACTACAACATTATGTTCCGAAAAGGCCTTCCAAGAATTGTATGTCAGCTTATGTGCAAgtctaaataatactttaaatatTCTACACAAaaatacaatatctcaatataatTGACAAAATGAAGTGTTATACTGCACAACAATCACTGAGTAGGAACATCTGGTGTGATTTTGTTGCAAGTGTGACATAAATGCTTACGAGTTCTCACAGAGACTCACTGAGTGAGTGTGGTCAAAAGATTAGCTGTGGAGTCACAGTGCAAAAGTCACATATACAAAGGGTCACAATTTTCAGTAGAACGTATTTTTTATTCTCGTTACATGAGGTGCTCCAGTCTCTTGGCAACTGGTGCTATCAGTAGGGATGGTCTCAGGAAGTAAATTGGggcaaaggaaagaaataaaaccatCACAGTTTTAGCTTGAGAGGGAAAAATCACAGTTTTAGCTTGAGAGGGAAAAATATGATGGACTTGTGACATTTTGGGTAATAGCTATGAATATGTGCCATTTTGAGTTGCCTTAACATCTAACAGACAGTTAATTAGATTTCTCAAGTAATATTCAATCCACTCCAATTCGCTAAACCTTTCAGACATCTCTTCGAGTCAGTAACTGCTCACTTCTCTAAGTTTCCTTTTGACGTGCCCATACACTCATTTTGCAGGAAGAAAGAAGTGACTCCTATACAATCAGCAGATCTTCATCAATAATAGTTCCATTTTCCATATTCTAATATTTCATAATGAAACACTGCGTTACTGATTTAAAATCATgggttaaagaaaataaaaaagaaagatgcTTCAATGTTACTGCAGAAGAGTTTTGAGGAAAACTGGCTCAAAGATATTGAAGTGGTATATTGACATTCTGAAGGAAAGCAGTGATGCCGAAGATACAGAGGAGTTCCGTTTCAGCTCCCACGGAGATTGCGTCTGTTGTGAGGAGGATGTTGCTATCAGAGTGTACCTGCATCAcgtacagacacagaaacaaaattggGCAACCTAATTTTACAAAGTTCAAGATACAATGCACTGcgaatgtgcagtaaacaagaacgcccaaatgtatgctacttgcgaagcttgttgcctacatagaggaggactgctaccaagactcaGCTCATTTTTTAATTCTGTACCTATACATAGTGATCatacaaaaatgttttttattcaggttatacagaataaaaataatagtaacagatATTGTTTGTATTTTGGCATTCTGTTGCatattgataatttttattatgagTGCATGGTACCACATTCCAAAATTAGTACAAAATCGAAACAATAGTCCATCACTTGCTTTTGGTGTAAGTGTACAAATAAAATTGCAATGTCAAGCATACTATTTCTCTAACTCccccttcttctttcttttacaCAATGCACGGACGATACCAAAACATCCATTTCTTCCACCATTGCGATTTGTTCTAGGAAAGTACCTTGCATTAGCAGGGTTGGAGCAGCCATGTTGTCGAACAAAGCGCTCTCATTGGATGAGCGGTATATGTGACAGTTTGGTCCACAAGGGACTGCAGAGATGTGACAATCTGTCTTGCATCGCACTTTTGAACCTTTGTTTAACAAGCAAAAAATTAGGTTTTGTACCACACTGATTATTTTCTATTCTTTGTTTGTGCCATCCATAACATTAACGTTTCCGACAGATATATGACATTTTGCTCTGTGACTCCTCAGTTTAGCTGCTAGCAGAAACaggattaaaaaaattgaaaaccatCGCaactatatctatatctatctacagagtgtaacgaaaaaagtgggcagaacttcaggtatggattcctcatatgtatagaagaaaaaatggTTATATCAACAAGCATCAGGAAATGCTTTGTTTTAGGGCTTGCAAGTATGATCATAGTGCACTCCAGTACGTTTGTTTGCTGATATTAtgatgcattctgtttacatttccttagatGAACTACTCAAAATATCTACttcctgcctgaatacaggctAGAGCTCATCATCTCATCAAAATCAGAACATGTTGGCCTCCAGCTCAACAGATCTCAACCTACTGCACTTCTTCCTGTAGGGCAACTTACAGTCATTGATGTATTCGACTTCTGTGGATAATAAAGGAATTTTCCATCAGCGGATTCTGCAAGGCTGTCAATAATAAGAACAATGCCAGGAATTTGGGAGCATGTTCGGGTCATGATGAGACGATAAGCTCtggcctgtattcaggcaggaaGTGGACATTTTCAGTAAATGCTCTTAAATTCAGGTTAAACTCTTTTCATTTccttaaataattcactagttaCGTGAAAGATCACTTGTCACACTGTAGCACTGTGGATTTGCAAGAATATTATTCATGAGAGCTGGTGATCTGCCTGCCAAGAGGCATCAGGAGGGCCGGCCCCTTAGGTTCGACTCACTTTGTATTTTAACcataatattgaacataaattatCTAAAGAAGCAGTAACAATTTCTTTCATAAACGTCTACAGTTTTTGTAAGCAATATAATAGAGAAAAACACATGGTTCCATTTAGATTATACAAACTTGTAAAAGAATTTATCGAGTCTGAAATAACAAGATACAGTATCTATGAAGATTTTACGAAAACATCTAAAGAGATGGAATAAACACAGAAGAGAATGTGTTGTGAAGTAAACATATTGGACAGGGTGCTGTGCTCAATATAAGTTGTTTAGAAAAAACGCTTAACAAATTATTAGAAATGCAGATGGTATTATTCACACTAGCTCATATTAGGATAGTCTGACTTTCAGAACGAAACGTAAATCAAAGAACATAACTTTAACTTCAAGAAAATAACATCTACATTTTTGAAGATTCTGAGTATGATAGTCAAAATTCTTCatcatatttaattgttttggTTTAATTCCTGATTGCAACGTGAAAGTCTTAAattacaaaatggaaataaaatctgATATTTGATTATACAGCATCACCAAATGCCGAGAAAGGCACAAAACCAGCACTGAAACAGGTACCATATGGTTGCATAAGATATATtactttctttaataatattagcaATTGTAtaagttttaagtttttttaaattttatattttattaaatataatgaaataaaactaaaGACATCTGAACTTCTGTAAACCTGGGTTTTCACAAATGAAGACAAAGAATGTTTTAGAATGATACTGTTGACCTGATAGATGAATTACAAACCCAAAAGTCACAGCAAATTCAGTTCTTTCTTGGAGTAggttaaaacaataattacatgATTTTTAGtatcaataatataataaagtacATACTTTTTTATAGAGGCTACACATGTGTTGATATCAAGTTTGCAGGATTACAGAGAAGGTTAATCAAATGCTATCATCGTTTTCTCTTTATATAGAAATGTCACGAATACTAAGATTTTGTTATCATGCGAGAATACTGTTGGTTTTTAAGTGGAGGAACAATATCCATTCCAAGACAGTAATTGTAAAAGAAATTGTGTATTTATAGAGTGGATCAGCATTTTTGCCTACTTGCACCCTTTGTTTcatacttaaaattattttaagttaaagaaGCAACATATCTTAAAATCGTTGTTGAAATAAATTCTAATGATAGTTAAAGTCTTATTAATCAGTTATTGTGAATGGCCTGTACATGAGTCCGGTGCTGGGGGTTAATAGTTGGTGAAGAGATATGGAGTACAGTTACGGCAAAAAGGTTTCCTTGCCTTTAGGAGATGTAGGAAGAAGGTAATTTCTTTTCGGAGATGGAGATGTCATCACAGGGGAAGACtgcaatatgctctgtctttgtgcaGTACCTTGCACTCCTCAGTGTATGCTGCATGAACGAGTTAAGAGCATTGTAGGGGTGGTGAGTCAGGAAGGGTTGACAAGGTCATGAAGCACTGTAGGGGTGGTGACTGAGAAAGGAGTAAAGACAAGTCTCCGTCGATTTTATACATTCAATAATAGTCTGAATCTCATTAGAAATATCTTGAGATTTTCCTGATTTAGGAGTAAAGTGATCGATGTAACATGCATCTGGAAATGATACCGAAATATGATCTTCTTCTAAGTGTTCTTCACACATTTTCAGCAGCCCCAAGTGTTTGTCACACTTCTCATCAAAACCAAGACACACTATGTTCAAATAGTgttgaaaacaaatttaaatagtATAAAATATAGACAAGACAAACTGAAAAAGAAGTCACAAAGCAACATTTTTTACTATACAAATCCTGAAGCCCACAAGACATTGCacaaatgcaaaaaaatattttatgctcgaccatgccaaaatttaataattatacacctggtagtagccctttaatgcacctcattaaagtacacctattcattataattcagttgttcagctaatgaaaaatcacctttgtaccattataaacccgccagtatcgattattctcggatatgcaatcgaaagacaattagcgaaaagtcacggaggctggaaatccaatactgtcgcagaaggttatgttctgttactataataattagcgttaattgtaaataatattcaaataaattcaatttgtcatctcgtttttcaattctaaatcaatttccaggttacatcaagactaatgttctctaggttatatcaaggtcaatgatattcgtgcctcggaaaaaatcaatacttccgcgtctgcacacatctcacaattcaggtcagttccgttcgtcactacataaccataacatgaaaacttatgaataatttcaagttagaaatatggtcgagcataaaaagtcgtatgaaacttgcctataatggtaattaagatgctcgtatgaaaattacaaacatactcgcgtcttaattactgccattataggctcgtttcataatgtactattctattaTCATAGAAGTACAGAGCATCTTTTTAAGTCTCTTTAGTCACCCCACCAAAATTCAAGCCACTCTAGAAATGAATTATACTGTACATCAACTTTATGAATGCATAGAACTAATCCTACACAAAAACAACTCAATAAACTCAAGAACatccgaaagaaaaaaaataaattcaatggaTACATAGCCCTCTGTGTTATACCAGGAAACGAGAGAATTGATAGCATTGCGAAACAGGCAACGCATTTGCAAATAAGACATTTGCAAATGGTATCTTTATCCAGTGTCTTTGATTCAACTGACTGTCATTTTACAGACATAAAGATTAACAAGTGAGTCTCTTCTGACAAatgcaaaattttacaaaataaactaaatGACATGAAAATGCACAAAAATTTCCCAAGACACATTCAAACACTTTTAACAGGAACCTGAGCAGGTCACATTTTCATACAGTAATATCTAAAACCATTTCACTTTTCTGAGAATCCTATTTGTCTATGGTTAATAatcatgaagatctggaacacattcttttaTGGTGCACATTTGTAAATCTTAAAGGAAGCAAATAAAGTCATTGGTATCAACCACACAAGACTCAGCTCTGCAACACAAACTACCAGCACCTCAACTCTGCCTACTAGCAGAAGGCATCTACAATGAACACCTACCAAAGTACCCTAATTTGCTAAAAGAAATCCTAGCTTAAggctacagtggactttatgttatcAGCATCCTGCTGGATACATGAAGTTGATTGACTGATTaatgtttacaaataattatGGTAAAACTTTCACTTgcttaaagattattttttattttaatgtttatattcCAGCTCAAATACTATTTTGGATCTCAAAAGAAATTACATAATGGTCCAATAAATTGAAGAACTTTCTTCCAAAAAGAGTTAAgtccaccaaaaaaaaaaaaaaaagaggttttactgtattcctAGTATTCTTTGCGATCGTCAGAGATCTGCTGTATGTTTTCCCTCGAAAATCACTTCCATAAACTAAATATCGAGACAGAAATAAGCCGAATTCATGCAAAATAAGTTCAGTCCATAGCCCGATTTCCATCGAAACACTTTAAGTCCTTCCCGCATTTTTGCAGAAAATAGCTGAGTATGAAGATGGCCACTGCCAGCCAAGACATAGAGAACAACAGAAGTTTTAATAGCGAAAAATTGGAGGTTGTAAGTGAAATAGACACTGGCGATAAGGATTATCGGCCAGAAGATATGCAGGAGACAGCAAGTGCATTTGAGGTGAGTCAAAGACTCACATTTACATGGTTCCGTGTACTGCTAGAAGTTTCGCCGTTATTGTCAGATGTTCGCCGTTGACCCTAGGGCAGTAGGTAGCATCTTGTTGCATGTGTGTGAGAATTTTGTATAAATGAATCGCTCCATACAGAAAGGGCTttagtccattagacctagttttgagaacactaaagaaaacattctgtaaatgcctactctattcctttctgcatagaactctgagcctgatgcttcagtttctatctttccaaacattggactgaatacctttctgcacaggccgatggagccacccataaagatatgatttccatctatATCTCGTTTtttaaaatttgtgactgaagccctttctgtatgGACCGATTCAAATATAAGatataaatttacaaacacaaacatgtCTTGTACTGTTTCTGGGATTTTGATCAATAAAAGCATCACACaggatttgtattaatttatttctttagaaaTGATCCTATTTAAAACGTGGATTTAAActgaggatttattattttacctgTGCAGAAAACATATATTTGTGTACAACAATAAGAAACCATCGGGAAACATCCAGCATAAATTGAAACAGCATCCCCAATTTTTTATCCTTCCTATCAAATGACTGAAAATGGACTTAACTTGTTTTGGAAGAAAGCTCTTCAAttatactgaattagttgttattTTGCAGGGACGTCTGAAAGGAATAAAATGGCAATTAAACAAAACAGATCAATTTTAGGTGTCAACTATGCTTCAAGTTCATCCACTGAAACATTAGGttcaatcataattttatttccagAAGTATATATCACCTTACTCTCTAAACATCTGTTGGAAGAAATTTTAACTTAAGGCTTATTTTTGCTGTGAACTAAGTTTGTTTGGAAATGTATGCAGGCAGGAAAGCAAGCAACATGCCAAAATCCACTCTGCGGGATGAAGAACACATATGAAAGACAATCAAAAGTTTTTAACACAcactacaaacaattttttattggcttgaaacttttacaatttttcacAGTATTCATTCAGATATACATTTCTGCATTTGTTGAAACCACTTTGAATGCTTCTCCTTCAGGAAGGTCGTTTATAGCTTCTATAAAAGCCCCAACGGCTTCTTCATGGGCTGGAAACTTGATTCCACGaagcttttcttttcttttggggACAAGGAAAGTCACACAGGGACAGAACTGGAGGATAAGGGATATGCAAAAGCACTCTGACTCTTTGATTGACCAGGAAATTCACAGGCACTTTGTCACAGTGCAGCTGCAGATGACCTGTataattttctttccattctGCAATGGCATGTGGAAGACTGACTCTCATACCAATCTGCAATCATAGTTTTTTGTGTATCTAATGTTACAGTCGTCAACAGAACTGTTTTCGTGAAGAAAGATGCCATCATCTTCTTTCCTGCAGTTTTGTTCCATTGTACTTTTGTTGGTAAACTGTAGTCACTAAAGCACTACATTAAATACCATTTTGTTTGCAGGTCACAGCGATATATCCACAATTTGTAATGCATAAAACGACGCCATTCATGTGAGCTGCCTTCTGCTCATCTGTTAAGGAATGTGGCACCCAAAAAACTCAATGCGTGCTGACTTGAACATGGTTCTCTGAATCTCAGTATATGTGGTGTAAGGATCCTCCATGATCAGCTTCAATTGTTTCAGGAATTATGGCTGTGTGGATGCAGCTTGCGCATGGTTCATTTTCAAGTGATGCCCGACCTCTTTGAAACTCGTAAACCC includes:
- the LOC138708182 gene encoding zinc finger protein OZF-like isoform X1, whose amino-acid sequence is MADSTKSFNLLEPEIIITVKEEQEDEISEETSQQIKKTESAADMKGTEKGTISEVKVGNIQAGLPLIPVHSTYSEALDLSFGRRGSHVEPANKFACQVCGKCFSRRSTLEIHSVVHSGLRPFQCGECGKAFKTKSYFNQHRVLHMGEVHECPACGKKFKHKYDLARHGKLHVGAGYRCNTCAKQFCSSQQLQDHTRTHTGEKPYQCRECLRAFKQRAHLARHVRQHTGERPHECSVCHKAFVSKHDLTVHIRVHTGEKPYKCDTCQLCFKDNRALKKHTLIHSGVKHHVCTVCKKAFSRRADLQNHNRTHTGEKPHICTMCSRAFTVKGQLLKHIKRIHNKLPKQ
- the LOC138708182 gene encoding zinc finger protein OZF-like isoform X2; translated protein: MTSEGITHEANNYYQQEDEISEETSQQIKKTESAADMKGTEKGTISEVKVGNIQAGLPLIPVHSTYSEALDLSFGRRGSHVEPANKFACQVCGKCFSRRSTLEIHSVVHSGLRPFQCGECGKAFKTKSYFNQHRVLHMGEVHECPACGKKFKHKYDLARHGKLHVGAGYRCNTCAKQFCSSQQLQDHTRTHTGEKPYQCRECLRAFKQRAHLARHVRQHTGERPHECSVCHKAFVSKHDLTVHIRVHTGEKPYKCDTCQLCFKDNRALKKHTLIHSGVKHHVCTVCKKAFSRRADLQNHNRTHTGEKPHICTMCSRAFTVKGQLLKHIKRIHNKLPKQ
- the LOC138708182 gene encoding zinc finger protein OZF-like isoform X3, which gives rise to MQEDEISEETSQQIKKTESAADMKGTEKGTISEVKVGNIQAGLPLIPVHSTYSEALDLSFGRRGSHVEPANKFACQVCGKCFSRRSTLEIHSVVHSGLRPFQCGECGKAFKTKSYFNQHRVLHMGEVHECPACGKKFKHKYDLARHGKLHVGAGYRCNTCAKQFCSSQQLQDHTRTHTGEKPYQCRECLRAFKQRAHLARHVRQHTGERPHECSVCHKAFVSKHDLTVHIRVHTGEKPYKCDTCQLCFKDNRALKKHTLIHSGVKHHVCTVCKKAFSRRADLQNHNRTHTGEKPHICTMCSRAFTVKGQLLKHIKRIHNKLPKQ